The following proteins are co-located in the Triticum aestivum cultivar Chinese Spring chromosome 1A, IWGSC CS RefSeq v2.1, whole genome shotgun sequence genome:
- the LOC123062180 gene encoding uncharacterized protein — translation MGGDYVVIPVLMCFLRLICQLTLVDSVDVDGNLAMDEKNTTLLRPKSFDFPWRANIKNQGSGIISHYAMWHTKPGQFYGLRAEMSIWASPNQENSQESGASLHIYCQDGGNYNLIQAGFHISPSLYHNKDIRFFTYWTKDLKSRGCYNLQCPGFVSTSGANLVPGQAIVPPSMYGKQDYYVRLSVNQDPNSEDWVVYRHDLEKPSLLGHFPKKFFPGTPRIQALTGFVNYLKNAHGPPMGSGHFPNHYDHDNKKSAYFKHIRYYNRNGHSYSPFGVPMVKLVDRLDCYRANDLVLDYKRGYMFNYGGPSGCVG, via the exons ATGGGAGGTGACTATGTTGTGATACCAGTCTTAATGTGCTTTTTGCGTCTAATTTGCCAACTGACCTTGGTTGATTCGGTAGACGTAGATGGCAATCTCGCGATGGATGAGAAG AACACCACTCTTTTAAGACCTAAATCTTTTGATTTTCCGTGGAGAGCTAATATCAAGAATCAAGGAAGCGGCATTATTTCTCAT TATGCAATGTGGCACACAAAGCCAGGACAATTCTATGGCCTTCGAGCTGAGATGAGTATATGGGCTTCACCAAATCAAGAAAACTCTCAAGAATCTGGAGCATCCTTACATATCTATTGTCAAGATGGAGGAAACTACAACTTAATTCAAGCTGGATTTCAC ATTTCCCCCTCTTTATACCATAACAAAGATATCCGCTTCTTTACATATTGGACT AAGGACTTGAAATCAAGGGGATGCTACAACTTGCAGTGCCCAGGATTTGTTTCTACAAGTGGAGCTAATCTGGTACCTGGACAAGCCATTGTTCCTCCATCAATGTATGGAAAACAAGACTACTATGTTAGGCTTAGCGTCAACCAG GATCCAAATTCCGAAGATTGGGTGGTGTACCGTCATGATTTAGAAAAACCATCATTATTGGGACATTTTCCAAAGAAGTTTTTCCCTGGAACACCACGGATACAAGCCTTGACTGGATTCGTGAATTACTTGAAGAATGCACATGGTCCTCCAATGGGTAGTGGCCACTTCCCCAATCATTACGATCATGACAATAAGAAATCTGCGTACTTCAAGCACATTCGGTATTACAATCGAAATGGTCATTCTTATAGCCCGTTTGGCGTTCCAATGGTCAAGTTAGTTGATAGGCTAGATTGTTATAGAGCGAATGATTTAGTTCTTGATTATAAGAGGGGTTATATGTTCAACTATGGTGGACCAAGTGGTTGTGTTGGTTGA